In the candidate division WOR-3 bacterium genome, one interval contains:
- a CDS encoding DNA methyltransferase — MKTRHKIIIGDARWMKEVPDESVHLIITSPPYWQLKDYGNGKQIGFNDTYEEYINNLNLVWSECRRVLHKGCRLCINIGDQFARSVYYGRYKVIPIRTEIIKFCESAGFDYMGAIIWQKVTTCHTTGGATVMGSYPYPRNGILKLDYE, encoded by the coding sequence ATGAAGACCCGGCATAAAATAATCATTGGTGATGCAAGATGGATGAAAGAAGTTCCCGATGAATCCGTCCATCTTATTATCACATCACCCCCTTACTGGCAGTTAAAGGATTATGGCAATGGAAAGCAAATAGGATTTAATGATACTTATGAAGAATATATAAATAACCTTAACCTTGTCTGGAGTGAATGCCGCAGAGTTCTTCATAAAGGTTGCCGTTTATGTATTAACATTGGAGACCAGTTTGCCCGTTCGGTTTATTATGGAAGATATAAGGTTATTCCGATCAGGACAGAAATCATCAAATTTTGTGAGAGCGCAGGATTTGATTATATGGGCGCAATTATCTGGCAGAAGGTTACTACCTGTCATACAACTGGCGGAGCAACAGTAATGGGTTCTTATCCTTACCCAAGGAATGGGATTCTTAAATTAGACTATGAAT